A single region of the Geobacillus subterraneus genome encodes:
- a CDS encoding DUF951 domain-containing protein: protein MEEKEFGLYDIVEMKKPHPCGTNRWKVIRLGADIRIKCEGCAHSVLLPRKEFIRKMKKVLVKHGE, encoded by the coding sequence ATGGAGGAGAAAGAATTTGGTTTATACGATATCGTCGAAATGAAAAAACCGCATCCGTGCGGGACGAACCGCTGGAAGGTGATCCGTTTAGGCGCCGATATCCGCATTAAATGTGAAGGGTGCGCCCATAGCGTTCTTTTGCCGCGCAAAGAGTTTATCCGCAAAATGAAAAAAGTGCTGGTCAAGCATGGGGAATAA
- the ychF gene encoding redox-regulated ATPase YchF produces MGLTAGIVGLPNVGKSTLFNAITKAGAESANYPFCTIEPNVGVVEVPDERLTVLTEMFQPKRTVPTVFEFTDIAGIVKGASKGEGLGNKFLSHIRQVDAICQVVRCFNDENITHVAGKVDPLADIETINLELIFADLETVDKRIERVGKIAKQKDKEAAFEHDILLRLKETLEAGRPARTIEFAAEEMKVVKQLHLLTTKPMLYVANVGEEDVVDPNSNPFVVAVREFAKNDNAEVIVVCAKIEEEIAEFSDEEKQQFLQELGIEQSGLDQLIRAAYSLLGLATFFTAGEQEVRAWTFRKGMKAPQCAGIIHSDFERGFIRAETVSYADLVAAGSMAAAREAGKVRLEGKDYEVQDGDIMHFRFNV; encoded by the coding sequence ATGGGATTGACAGCAGGAATCGTCGGCTTGCCGAACGTCGGCAAATCGACGTTGTTTAACGCGATTACAAAGGCAGGAGCTGAATCAGCCAACTATCCGTTTTGCACGATCGAACCGAACGTCGGTGTCGTCGAAGTGCCTGATGAGCGGTTGACCGTATTGACGGAAATGTTCCAGCCGAAGCGGACCGTGCCGACCGTCTTTGAATTTACCGATATTGCCGGCATCGTCAAAGGCGCGAGCAAAGGGGAAGGACTCGGCAACAAGTTTTTGTCGCACATCCGTCAAGTGGACGCGATTTGCCAAGTCGTCCGCTGTTTTAACGATGAAAACATTACCCATGTTGCCGGCAAAGTCGATCCGCTCGCCGATATTGAAACGATCAATTTGGAACTTATTTTTGCCGATTTAGAGACAGTTGACAAACGAATCGAGCGGGTCGGCAAAATCGCCAAGCAAAAAGATAAAGAGGCCGCGTTTGAACACGACATTTTGCTGCGGTTGAAAGAGACGCTTGAAGCTGGCAGGCCGGCGCGCACGATCGAATTTGCCGCTGAAGAAATGAAGGTTGTCAAACAGCTGCACTTGCTGACGACAAAGCCGATGCTTTACGTCGCCAATGTCGGGGAAGAGGATGTTGTGGATCCAAACAGCAACCCGTTCGTCGTTGCCGTGCGTGAGTTTGCGAAGAACGACAACGCCGAGGTCATCGTTGTCTGCGCTAAAATTGAAGAGGAAATTGCGGAATTCAGCGACGAAGAAAAACAACAGTTTTTGCAAGAGCTCGGCATTGAGCAGTCTGGACTTGACCAGCTCATCCGCGCCGCTTACAGCTTGCTCGGGCTGGCGACGTTTTTCACCGCCGGCGAGCAGGAAGTGCGGGCATGGACATTCCGAAAAGGAATGAAAGCGCCGCAGTGCGCCGGCATTATTCATTCCGACTTTGAGCGTGGATTCATTCGCGCTGAAACCGTTTCGTACGCCGACTTAGTTGCCGCCGGATCGATGGCTGCGGCGCGCGAAGCCGGCAAGGTGCGCCTCGAAGGAAAAGACTACGAAGTGCAAGACGGCGATATTATGCACTTCCGGTTTAACGTGTAA